One Gimesia aquarii DNA segment encodes these proteins:
- a CDS encoding C1 family peptidase, with protein MMQGLGWVPDISSKSDATPETNSVKQMLGKAGIKYTKPSGLDSSDLPNQVDLRQHFPPVYNQLKTNSCTANAACGLVMYFEKKSYNKIVSPSRLFLYKASRNLLFQPEDKGAYNRTTFQALTFFGVPPEQYWPFNTELVNAEPNAFCYSFATTYQAVAFYRYDPPGRSQADVLQLIKSQLFAQLPAMFGFHVHSSISQAFKDGKIPFPGPDSTDPIAGGHAIVAAGYDDQMQITNTATGETTTGAILIRNSWGNQWGENGYGWLPYKYILSGIATDWWSLLSMNFVDTGQFGFGKDQVSGNTTSAVDDVVKNSETKTSKKMEK; from the coding sequence ATGATGCAGGGACTCGGTTGGGTTCCTGACATATCCAGTAAGAGCGATGCGACTCCTGAGACAAATTCAGTCAAGCAGATGCTTGGTAAAGCGGGCATCAAATATACTAAACCCAGTGGTCTGGATTCCTCTGACCTCCCAAATCAGGTCGATCTTCGCCAACATTTCCCACCAGTTTATAATCAACTCAAGACGAATTCCTGCACGGCCAATGCCGCCTGTGGACTGGTGATGTACTTCGAAAAGAAATCGTATAATAAGATTGTCTCTCCATCGCGTTTGTTTCTTTATAAGGCAAGCAGAAATTTACTTTTCCAGCCTGAAGATAAAGGTGCCTACAATAGAACGACATTTCAGGCTTTGACTTTTTTCGGTGTGCCCCCTGAGCAATATTGGCCGTTCAACACGGAACTGGTGAATGCAGAACCGAATGCGTTCTGTTACTCCTTTGCAACGACTTATCAGGCGGTGGCTTTCTATCGGTATGACCCGCCAGGACGAAGTCAGGCTGATGTCTTACAACTGATCAAATCACAGCTATTCGCCCAGTTACCTGCGATGTTTGGATTTCATGTTCATAGCAGTATTTCTCAAGCGTTCAAAGACGGAAAAATTCCTTTTCCTGGTCCAGATAGCACCGATCCGATCGCCGGTGGACATGCCATCGTGGCTGCTGGATATGACGATCAGATGCAAATCACAAACACTGCAACTGGTGAGACAACAACCGGAGCCATCCTGATTCGGAATTCTTGGGGAAACCAGTGGGGAGAGAACGGCTATGGATGGCTTCCTTACAAATACATCCTGAGCGGAATCGCTACTGACTGGTGGTCTCTCCTCAGCATGAACTTTGTCGATACCGGGCAATTTGGCTTTGGGAAAGACCAGGTTTCTGGGAATACCACGTCGGCTGTGGATGATGTGGTGAAAAATTCGGAAACTAAAACTTCAAAGAAAATGGAAAAATAA